In Miniphocaeibacter halophilus, the following proteins share a genomic window:
- a CDS encoding MoaD/ThiS family protein translates to MLEIKVRLIGLYRKIANSPEIVVEIEEETLGKPTTIYDLLKKISSYYGEEMESLLYTETGEVDDWSRIMINGKDIRFIEESEKILKPGDFVHIFSMAAGG, encoded by the coding sequence ATGCTTGAAATTAAAGTAAGGTTAATAGGACTATATAGAAAAATTGCTAACTCTCCGGAAATAGTAGTTGAAATTGAAGAGGAAACATTAGGAAAACCTACTACAATCTATGACCTATTAAAAAAAATAAGTTCATACTATGGTGAGGAAATGGAGTCCTTGTTGTATACTGAAACCGGTGAAGTTGATGATTGGTCTAGAATTATGATAAACGGAAAGGACATTCGTTTCATTGAAGAGTCTGAAAAGATTTTAAAGCCAGGGGATTTTGTCCATATATTCTCTATGGCTGCCGGTGGTTAG
- a CDS encoding ABC transporter permease: protein MENWFNKDILEIVWLTLKMAFFSTLISSVLGVFLGLILERANFIGKKIILRINRTLMGTPPVVMGLIVYLLLMRKGVLGFLNILFTLQAMIFAQVLIITPIISGMICESAQHKGPKIRAFATTMGADFWQSNKLVIRELKSEIYFAVVTGFSRSISEVGAVMIVGGNILHKTRTMTTAITLLRNKGNYNDAIVLGVILLLLSFIIQTVLDWILKREELNENI from the coding sequence TTGGAGAATTGGTTTAACAAAGACATACTTGAAATAGTATGGTTAACATTAAAAATGGCCTTTTTTTCAACTCTTATTTCATCAGTCCTAGGAGTTTTCCTAGGATTGATTCTTGAAAGAGCTAATTTTATAGGTAAGAAAATTATATTGAGAATCAATAGGACATTAATGGGAACGCCACCGGTAGTTATGGGGCTTATTGTGTATCTTTTGTTAATGCGTAAAGGTGTGTTAGGATTTTTAAATATTCTTTTTACATTACAAGCAATGATTTTTGCACAGGTTTTAATTATAACTCCTATAATAAGCGGTATGATTTGTGAATCTGCACAACATAAAGGACCTAAAATTAGAGCTTTTGCAACAACTATGGGAGCTGATTTTTGGCAAAGCAATAAGCTGGTAATACGAGAATTAAAAAGTGAGATTTATTTTGCTGTAGTTACAGGTTTTAGCAGGTCCATAAGCGAAGTTGGAGCGGTTATGATAGTTGGAGGAAATATTTTACATAAGACTAGAACAATGACAACAGCTATTACTCTCTTAAGAAATAAGGGAAACTACAACGATGCTATAGTACTTGGAGTAATTTTATTGCTACTGAGTTTTATTATTCAAACTGTATTAGATTGGATTTTAAAAAGGGAGGAGTTAAATGAAAATATATAA
- a CDS encoding ATP-binding cassette domain-containing protein: MKIYNLKKTFENFTLSIDDLHIPQGKIYGIIGPNGCGKSTLVKIIANTIKKDSGKIDYEGLTSKDITMVPRKSYMIHDTVYNNLVYPLEIRNIKPRREIVDEYLKLADFNNEANKYAPGLSGGQMQKLALIRAMIFSPKFTIIDEGFSNLDIESTFTFEKEILKRQKENPATWIIISHQISSVSRLCDYIYFMWDGKVIAEGDRENMIYNPKIPELKRYLQTVSLS; encoded by the coding sequence ATGAAAATATATAATTTGAAAAAGACATTTGAAAACTTCACCTTATCAATAGATGATTTACATATTCCCCAAGGGAAAATTTATGGAATAATTGGACCAAATGGTTGTGGGAAATCGACTTTAGTGAAAATTATAGCCAATACTATAAAAAAGGACTCTGGTAAAATAGATTATGAGGGTTTAACTTCTAAGGATATAACAATGGTCCCAAGAAAATCCTATATGATACATGATACTGTTTATAATAATCTTGTTTATCCCTTAGAAATTAGAAATATAAAACCAAGAAGGGAAATAGTAGATGAATATTTAAAACTTGCTGATTTTAACAATGAGGCTAACAAATATGCACCGGGACTTTCCGGTGGCCAGATGCAAAAATTAGCATTAATAAGAGCTATGATTTTTTCTCCAAAATTTACGATTATAGATGAGGGCTTTTCAAATTTAGACATAGAAAGCACCTTTACCTTTGAAAAGGAAATATTAAAAAGACAAAAGGAAAATCCTGCTACATGGATAATTATTAGTCATCAAATATCCAGTGTTTCTAGACTTTGTGATTACATATATTTTATGTGGGACGGGAAGGTTATAGCCGAAGGAGATAGGGAAAATATGATTTATAATCCAAAAATTCCGGAACTTAAAAGGTATTTACAGACAGTTTCCCTATCTTAA
- the glp gene encoding gephyrin-like molybdotransferase Glp — translation MKLLKVDEVERVQEKIWNIVNNWNLNTEIINISEASGRILAHDIITKEDIPGFTRSTVDGYAVFSKDTAAAGDSIPVFLKNIGVIEMGQASDLEIISGQCVEISTGGMLPKGANGVVMVEYTENFGEDGVAVSSSISEGENVVYPNEDVSKGQLILRKGSKLLPQSIGVLSALGITEIKVYKPLSLTIISTGDEIVSPEKPLELGKVRDINSLALKALAEKNGYSVIDIFVLKDDEDLLRETVKKAMEKSDLVAVSGGSSQGKKDITAKVLDNISSPGVFTHGMAIKPGKPTIVAYDENSKTLLIGLPGHPVSAMLVFDILFNKMIKKLMEVEEELEIPAKVTTNLASSPGKTTCWPVKLLKDKGGYLAKPIFGKSGLITSLLGADGYFSVNRNHEGLEKGDEVWVKLF, via the coding sequence ATGAAGTTATTAAAAGTTGATGAAGTAGAAAGGGTCCAAGAAAAAATATGGAACATTGTAAATAATTGGAACTTGAATACAGAAATTATTAATATTAGTGAAGCTTCAGGAAGAATTTTAGCCCATGATATTATTACCAAGGAAGACATTCCCGGTTTTACACGTTCAACAGTAGATGGCTATGCTGTTTTTTCAAAGGATACAGCAGCAGCAGGAGATAGTATTCCGGTATTTTTGAAAAATATTGGTGTAATAGAAATGGGACAAGCTTCAGATTTGGAAATAATATCCGGCCAGTGTGTAGAAATTTCCACAGGAGGAATGCTACCAAAAGGTGCTAACGGTGTTGTAATGGTTGAGTATACAGAGAATTTTGGTGAAGATGGAGTTGCTGTATCTTCAAGTATTTCAGAAGGTGAAAATGTTGTATATCCTAATGAAGATGTTTCAAAGGGGCAGTTGATTTTAAGGAAGGGAAGTAAACTATTACCTCAAAGTATTGGTGTGCTTTCCGCCTTGGGAATTACGGAAATAAAAGTTTATAAGCCACTGAGTTTAACTATTATTTCAACAGGGGATGAAATAGTTTCACCGGAAAAACCTTTGGAACTAGGCAAGGTTAGAGATATAAACAGCCTTGCTTTAAAGGCGTTAGCTGAAAAAAATGGTTACAGTGTAATTGATATATTCGTTTTAAAGGATGATGAGGATTTATTAAGGGAAACTGTAAAAAAAGCTATGGAAAAAAGTGATTTAGTAGCAGTATCAGGTGGTAGTTCTCAAGGCAAGAAGGATATTACGGCAAAAGTTCTTGACAATATTTCATCACCGGGGGTCTTTACCCATGGAATGGCAATTAAACCCGGAAAACCAACAATAGTTGCTTATGATGAAAATAGCAAAACACTTTTAATTGGACTTCCTGGTCATCCAGTATCGGCTATGTTGGTTTTTGATATTTTATTTAACAAGATGATAAAAAAATTAATGGAAGTAGAAGAAGAACTTGAAATTCCAGCTAAAGTAACCACTAATTTAGCCTCCTCTCCAGGCAAGACAACTTGTTGGCCTGTAAAGCTATTAAAGGATAAAGGTGGATATTTAGCTAAACCCATATTTGGAAAATCGGGATTAATAACCTCTCTTTTAGGAGCTGATGGTTATTTCTCTGTAAATAGAAACCATGAAGGATTGGAAAAAGGAGATGAGGTTTGGGTAAAATTATTTTAA
- a CDS encoding molybdopterin biosynthesis protein, translating into MTSKAVFAKYNSPLYDSAAMDGIAVESKKTIGARENKPIMLKKEDYVVIDTGDPVFQPFDSVIMVENIEQEEDGSVLIRKAAAPWQHIRPVGEDIVQGEMILPSSHKIRPIDIGVLISGGVTEIEVIKKLKVGIYPTGTEMIEARDNPKIGQIIESNSMMFSALIEENGSIPFRHSALPDDYELIKNTIKDAIKEYDMLIINAGSSAGTEDYTANILKEIGEVVVHGVAIKPGKPVILGIVDNKPVIGLPGYPVSAYITYQKFVVPILELMGNKVKKEQDTIEANIARRVVSSIKHEEYIRVKVGKVGERYVAIPLARGAGAAMSLVRADGFCIIDQNLEGLEAGDRVKILLNKRVSELEQTLVSIGSHDLILDIIADMMSEKYPGEYLSSSHVGSMAGLLSLKREEAHMAPIHILDDKTSRYNIPIVKEILGDRPMALIKGVGRIQGIMVQKENKLGIKGIKDLIKHRYINRQRGAGTRIMLDFKLKEAGISPEEITGYDREAATHMAVAVAIKNNSADAGMGILSAAKAVDLDFIPIANEEYDFAIPVENLELKQVKDFIEILKSHEFKNKLIQMGGYSTEKTGEIVIIK; encoded by the coding sequence ATTACCTCAAAAGCTGTTTTTGCAAAATACAACTCTCCCTTATATGATTCAGCGGCTATGGATGGAATAGCTGTAGAAAGTAAAAAGACCATAGGAGCTAGGGAAAACAAGCCGATTATGTTAAAAAAGGAAGACTATGTTGTTATAGACACAGGGGACCCGGTTTTTCAACCTTTTGATAGTGTAATAATGGTTGAAAACATTGAACAGGAAGAAGACGGTTCTGTTTTAATTAGGAAGGCTGCAGCACCATGGCAACATATACGTCCTGTTGGAGAGGATATTGTTCAAGGCGAAATGATTTTACCATCATCTCACAAAATAAGACCAATAGATATTGGTGTTTTAATAAGTGGTGGAGTTACTGAAATAGAGGTTATAAAAAAATTAAAAGTCGGTATTTATCCAACGGGAACTGAAATGATAGAAGCAAGGGACAATCCTAAAATAGGACAGATTATAGAATCAAATTCAATGATGTTTTCTGCCTTAATAGAAGAAAATGGAAGTATTCCCTTTAGGCACAGTGCATTACCGGATGATTATGAATTAATAAAAAACACAATAAAAGACGCTATAAAAGAATATGATATGTTAATTATAAATGCAGGTTCATCTGCAGGAACAGAGGATTACACTGCTAATATATTAAAGGAAATAGGAGAAGTAGTAGTTCATGGAGTTGCAATAAAACCAGGGAAGCCGGTTATATTGGGAATAGTAGATAATAAGCCTGTAATAGGACTTCCGGGATATCCGGTGTCTGCCTATATAACCTATCAGAAATTTGTTGTTCCTATACTGGAATTAATGGGAAATAAGGTAAAAAAAGAACAGGACACCATAGAGGCAAATATTGCTAGAAGAGTTGTTTCTTCAATAAAACATGAGGAATATATACGGGTTAAGGTTGGAAAAGTCGGAGAAAGATATGTGGCAATTCCTTTAGCTAGGGGAGCAGGAGCGGCTATGTCATTAGTTAGGGCAGATGGCTTTTGTATTATTGACCAAAACCTAGAAGGATTAGAAGCTGGAGATAGAGTAAAAATCCTACTTAATAAAAGAGTTTCAGAACTTGAACAGACTCTGGTTTCCATAGGAAGCCATGACTTAATATTGGATATAATTGCGGACATGATGTCTGAAAAATACCCGGGAGAATATTTGTCCAGTAGCCATGTAGGCAGTATGGCAGGGCTCCTGTCCTTAAAAAGAGAAGAAGCTCATATGGCACCAATACACATATTAGATGATAAAACATCACGATATAATATTCCAATAGTAAAAGAAATACTAGGAGACAGGCCTATGGCTTTAATAAAGGGAGTAGGACGAATCCAAGGAATAATGGTTCAAAAGGAAAATAAACTTGGAATTAAAGGTATAAAGGACTTAATAAAACATAGATATATAAACAGACAAAGAGGAGCAGGTACCCGCATTATGTTGGATTTCAAACTTAAAGAAGCGGGAATTTCTCCAGAGGAAATTACAGGTTACGACAGGGAAGCAGCAACTCATATGGCAGTAGCTGTAGCTATTAAAAACAACAGTGCCGATGCAGGAATGGGAATTTTATCGGCAGCTAAAGCCGTGGATTTGGATTTTATTCCTATAGCAAATGAAGAATACGATTTTGCAATTCCTGTAGAAAACTTAGAACTTAAACAGGTAAAGGACTTTATAGAAATTTTAAAAAGCCATGAATTTAAAAATAAACTCATTCAAATGGGTGGCTACTCTACTGAAAAAACAGGAGAAATTGTTATAATAAAATGA
- a CDS encoding aldehyde ferredoxin oxidoreductase family protein gives MTTGGFRGKILRIDLTNKEFYEETPPLEFYKDYVGGALLSAKIMYDETDPKMDPLSEDNKIIYSAGPLTGTDTPCASRLCMVTKSPLTNTITTSLSGGYFPVELKRAGYDAIVISGKAEKPTFVFIKDGTVKFRDATRYWGLNVFDTQMYMKEQLRDQNIRISCIGPAAEKLSTMGCVINEARAAGRKGIGAVLGSKNLKAVAIRGTDEIPVADKARSKKSISQMLKYFKASPMAYPQFGTKGSSVAFEVTSNLGVLPSYNWLNSEDIDWDEVMGPEVLNEYNITRNPCDRCPIACSQVRLIRKGKYSGISSEGPEYESMFSLGTLLGIKSAEFTIVADRLTDELGIDNISVGAAIAFAMELYEKGIITKEDTGGLELNFGNEDAALTLMKQIAFREGFGAVLTDGTKKAAEIIGKGSEAYTLEVKGLELPAYDARGLKAQALNFATSFTGADHNKGYAFQEVFGTPYPHAVDRLALEGKGKLTKFNQDFASLYDIVTFCEFPAQAALVENFQALTAELLSGIMGFEYTEDDAWQMGEKLINLCRMYNIRNGFTRKDDSLPTRVKNEPIPSGLSKGAVTTQEELDFMLDEYYEARGWDQEGMPTPEKLEELGLEFAIKDLP, from the coding sequence ATGACAACAGGAGGATTTAGGGGGAAAATTTTAAGAATTGACCTAACAAATAAAGAATTTTACGAAGAAACTCCACCATTGGAGTTTTACAAAGACTATGTAGGCGGTGCACTTTTAAGTGCAAAAATCATGTATGATGAAACAGATCCAAAAATGGATCCATTAAGTGAAGATAATAAAATAATTTATTCAGCAGGACCATTAACAGGAACCGATACACCATGTGCAAGTAGATTATGTATGGTTACTAAATCTCCTTTAACTAACACAATAACCACCTCATTAAGTGGAGGGTATTTCCCGGTAGAATTAAAAAGAGCAGGTTACGATGCTATTGTAATATCAGGCAAAGCTGAAAAACCTACCTTTGTATTTATAAAAGATGGAACTGTAAAATTTAGAGATGCTACAAGATATTGGGGATTAAATGTTTTTGATACTCAAATGTACATGAAGGAACAATTAAGGGATCAAAATATACGTATTTCATGTATAGGTCCTGCAGCCGAAAAACTAAGTACAATGGGTTGTGTAATTAATGAAGCCAGAGCAGCAGGACGAAAAGGAATAGGAGCAGTACTTGGAAGTAAGAATTTAAAAGCTGTAGCCATTAGAGGTACAGATGAAATTCCAGTTGCTGATAAGGCAAGATCTAAAAAGTCCATATCCCAAATGCTAAAATACTTTAAGGCAAGTCCTATGGCCTATCCACAATTTGGTACAAAAGGCTCATCTGTTGCATTTGAGGTAACGAGTAATTTAGGGGTTCTTCCGTCATATAACTGGTTAAACTCAGAAGACATAGATTGGGATGAAGTTATGGGACCAGAGGTTTTAAACGAGTATAATATTACGAGAAACCCATGTGACAGATGTCCAATTGCTTGTAGCCAGGTTAGACTTATAAGAAAGGGAAAATATTCAGGAATATCATCTGAAGGACCTGAATATGAATCGATGTTCTCACTAGGAACTCTTCTTGGTATAAAATCTGCAGAATTTACAATAGTTGCAGATAGATTAACAGATGAACTGGGTATTGACAATATATCTGTAGGAGCTGCTATAGCCTTTGCAATGGAGCTTTATGAAAAGGGAATTATAACAAAAGAAGATACCGGTGGCTTAGAACTTAATTTTGGAAATGAAGATGCAGCTTTAACCCTTATGAAACAAATTGCTTTTAGGGAAGGCTTTGGAGCTGTATTAACAGATGGAACTAAAAAAGCTGCTGAAATAATTGGTAAAGGTAGTGAAGCCTACACTCTTGAAGTAAAAGGCTTGGAATTACCGGCTTATGATGCAAGGGGGTTAAAGGCTCAGGCTTTAAACTTTGCAACATCCTTTACAGGTGCTGACCATAATAAAGGATATGCCTTCCAAGAGGTATTTGGAACACCTTATCCTCATGCAGTAGATAGATTAGCCCTTGAAGGCAAGGGGAAATTAACTAAATTTAACCAGGATTTTGCTTCATTATACGACATAGTAACATTTTGTGAATTCCCTGCACAAGCAGCATTAGTAGAAAATTTTCAAGCATTAACAGCTGAGCTACTAAGTGGAATAATGGGATTTGAATATACGGAAGACGATGCATGGCAAATGGGAGAAAAACTTATAAATCTTTGTAGAATGTATAATATTAGAAATGGATTTACAAGAAAAGATGACTCTCTACCAACAAGGGTAAAAAATGAGCCTATACCTAGTGGCTTGTCAAAAGGTGCAGTTACAACTCAAGAGGAATTGGACTTTATGTTAGACGAATACTATGAAGCAAGAGGTTGGGACCAGGAAGGAATGCCAACTCCGGAAAAACTTGAAGAATTAGGTTTAGAATTTGCCATAAAGGACCTACCATAA
- a CDS encoding HesA/MoeB/ThiF family protein produces MNIQERYEKNLGTFTLEEVEKIRRKKICIIGCGGLGGYCANALARFGVGKITLVDGDVFKESNLNRQLFSNYQLIDSKTNKAEAVAENLREINSEINIVAIPEMINEQNGEKILKDHDLVIDCLDNVPSRMLLSKLCTKENLVMVHGAISKWYGQVANIFPNDNLIKKIYSEKTLNGERSEIDFSVPSFIPQIISSVQVSEALKYLSGKKEILEGELLLVDLLYNEFNIIKL; encoded by the coding sequence TTGAATATTCAAGAAAGATATGAAAAAAATCTAGGAACCTTTACCTTAGAGGAAGTAGAAAAAATAAGAAGAAAGAAAATTTGCATAATAGGATGTGGAGGATTAGGCGGGTACTGTGCCAATGCCCTTGCAAGGTTTGGAGTTGGAAAAATTACTCTAGTAGACGGAGATGTTTTTAAGGAAAGCAATTTAAACCGCCAGTTATTTTCAAATTATCAGCTTATTGATTCTAAAACAAATAAGGCTGAAGCAGTTGCAGAAAATTTAAGGGAAATAAATTCTGAAATTAATATTGTAGCAATACCTGAAATGATTAATGAGCAGAATGGTGAAAAAATATTAAAAGACCATGATCTTGTTATAGACTGTCTTGACAATGTTCCTTCAAGAATGCTACTTTCAAAACTTTGTACAAAAGAAAATTTAGTAATGGTCCATGGTGCAATATCAAAGTGGTATGGACAAGTGGCAAATATATTTCCAAATGATAATTTAATAAAGAAAATATATTCAGAAAAAACACTAAATGGTGAGCGTAGCGAAATTGATTTTTCAGTACCTAGCTTTATTCCTCAAATAATTTCCTCTGTCCAAGTAAGTGAAGCTTTAAAATATTTGTCAGGGAAAAAGGAAATACTAGAAGGCGAACTACTATTAGTTGATTTACTATACAATGAATTTAATATTATTAAATTATAG